One genomic window of Borreliella garinii includes the following:
- a CDS encoding diphosphate--fructose-6-phosphate 1-phosphotransferase encodes MNTSLLQQERQKYVPKLPNILKKDFKNISLVYGEKTESIQDRQALKEFFKNTYGLPIVSFTEGESNISFSKALNIGIILSGGPAPGGHNVISGIFDAIKKFNANSKLFGFKGGPLGLLENDKIELTESLVNSYRNTGGFDIVSSGRTKIETEEHYNKALLVAKENNLNAIVIIGGDDSNTNAAILAEYFKKKGENIQVIGVPKTIDADLKNNHIEISFGFDSATKIYSEMIGNLCRDAMSTKKYWHFVKLMGRSASHVALECALKTHPNICIVSEEVLAKKKTLSEIVDEMVFVILKRSLNGDNFGIVIVPEGVIEFIPEVKSLMVELCNIFDKNIVEFKGLDIEGMKEVFVAKLSDYMKKVYLSLPLFIQFELVNSILERDPHGNFNVSRVPTEKLFIEMVQARLSEMKKRGEYKGSFIPVDHFFGYEGRSAFPSNFDSDYCYSLGYNAAILILNGLTGYMSCIKNLNSKPTDWIAGGVPLTMLMNMEERYGVQKPVIKKALVDLEGRPFKEFVENRDKWAFNNLYLYPGPVQYFGSSEIVDEITETLKLELLK; translated from the coding sequence ATGAATACTTCTCTTTTGCAGCAAGAAAGGCAAAAGTATGTTCCTAAATTGCCAAATATTTTAAAAAAAGATTTTAAGAATATTAGCTTAGTTTATGGAGAAAAGACTGAATCAATTCAAGATAGACAGGCTTTAAAGGAATTTTTTAAGAATACTTATGGATTGCCAATTGTAAGTTTTACCGAGGGTGAGTCTAATATATCTTTTTCAAAAGCCTTAAATATTGGAATTATTCTTTCTGGAGGTCCTGCTCCTGGGGGGCATAATGTTATATCTGGTATTTTTGATGCAATAAAAAAATTTAATGCAAATTCAAAACTTTTTGGATTTAAAGGGGGCCCTTTGGGCCTGCTAGAGAATGATAAAATTGAACTTACTGAGAGCTTGGTGAATTCTTATAGAAATACTGGAGGCTTTGATATTGTATCTTCTGGAAGAACAAAAATAGAAACAGAAGAGCATTATAATAAAGCTTTATTGGTTGCCAAAGAAAACAATCTTAATGCAATTGTTATTATTGGTGGTGATGATTCGAATACTAATGCTGCTATTCTTGCAGAGTATTTTAAAAAGAAGGGAGAAAATATACAGGTTATTGGAGTCCCAAAGACAATTGATGCTGATCTTAAAAATAATCATATTGAAATTTCATTTGGGTTTGATTCTGCTACAAAAATTTATTCTGAGATGATAGGTAATTTATGTCGAGATGCTATGTCAACTAAAAAATATTGGCATTTTGTCAAACTTATGGGTAGGAGTGCCTCTCATGTTGCTTTGGAATGTGCTTTAAAAACTCATCCAAACATTTGTATTGTGTCTGAAGAGGTTTTGGCTAAAAAGAAAACTTTATCTGAAATTGTTGATGAAATGGTGTTTGTTATTTTAAAGAGATCTTTAAATGGAGATAATTTTGGAATAGTTATAGTTCCTGAAGGCGTAATTGAGTTTATTCCAGAAGTTAAGTCTTTAATGGTTGAATTATGCAATATTTTTGATAAAAATATAGTGGAGTTTAAGGGACTTGATATTGAAGGAATGAAAGAAGTTTTCGTTGCCAAGCTTAGTGATTATATGAAGAAAGTTTATTTGTCTTTACCTTTGTTTATTCAATTTGAACTTGTAAATTCAATTTTAGAAAGAGATCCTCATGGGAATTTTAATGTTTCAAGAGTCCCTACTGAAAAATTGTTTATTGAAATGGTTCAAGCAAGATTAAGCGAGATGAAAAAAAGGGGAGAATATAAGGGAAGCTTTATTCCAGTTGATCATTTCTTTGGCTATGAAGGTAGAAGCGCTTTTCCTTCTAATTTTGATAGTGATTATTGCTATAGCTTAGGATATAATGCTGCTATTCTCATTTTAAATGGTCTAACAGGCTATATGTCTTGTATAAAAAATTTAAATTCAAAACCAACGGATTGGATTGCAGGAGGAGTGCCCCTAACAATGTTAATGAACATGGAAGAGAGATACGGAGTGCAAAAGCCTGTTATAAAAAAAGCTCTAGTTGATTTAGAAGGAAGACCATTTAAAGAGTTTGTTGAAAATCGTGATAAGTGGGCTTTTAATAATTTGTATTTATATCCAGGTCCTGTACAGTATTTTGGTTCTTCTGAGATTGTTGATGAAATAACTGAGACTTTAAAGCTCGAATTATTGAAGTAG
- a CDS encoding RluA family pseudouridine synthase: MIRLKKEFTVKENALRLDLYLSNNLEIFTRSQIKRRNVEAFKKSNGKFFKIKLSKPVFKNDEMLIEFDKESNQIDCLRPNNIPIAIIYEDSNIIVINKPQGILSHPGISHWDDTVVNFLLYHIKRLKINFNEEKVRPGIVHRLDKDTSGVLICAKNINTLSFLAQQFKDKKTNKVYIAIVKGNFNSFSGSIESFIDRDKYNRKKFSVSKDRGKKALTEYRLLLNFGGYSLLALKPKTGRTHQLRVHMKYLNFPILGDEVYGRVDSSFKTVTLMLHSYKLEVDVGKNSFKKFISEFPKRFIIFLSNFYKSDELNLIIDNLILFLKDF, encoded by the coding sequence ATGATAAGACTTAAGAAAGAATTTACTGTTAAAGAAAATGCTTTAAGATTAGATCTTTACTTATCAAATAATTTAGAAATTTTTACTAGAAGTCAAATTAAAAGAAGAAATGTAGAAGCGTTCAAAAAGAGTAATGGAAAATTTTTTAAGATAAAATTGTCTAAGCCTGTTTTTAAGAATGATGAAATGTTGATTGAATTTGACAAAGAGAGTAATCAAATTGATTGTCTTAGGCCCAATAATATCCCTATTGCTATAATTTATGAAGATTCTAATATTATTGTTATTAATAAACCACAAGGAATTTTAAGTCATCCTGGAATATCGCATTGGGATGATACTGTTGTAAATTTTCTTTTATACCATATAAAAAGATTGAAAATTAATTTTAATGAAGAAAAAGTTAGACCTGGAATTGTTCATAGATTAGACAAAGATACTTCTGGAGTACTAATTTGTGCAAAAAACATTAACACTTTGAGCTTTTTAGCGCAGCAGTTTAAAGATAAAAAAACAAATAAAGTCTATATTGCAATTGTTAAGGGTAATTTTAATAGTTTTTCTGGAAGTATTGAATCTTTTATAGATAGAGATAAATACAATAGAAAAAAATTTAGTGTTTCTAAAGATAGGGGTAAAAAAGCATTAACAGAATATAGATTGTTGCTTAATTTTGGAGGATATTCTCTTTTAGCTTTAAAACCTAAGACCGGTCGTACGCATCAATTGAGAGTTCATATGAAATATCTTAATTTTCCAATATTGGGAGATGAAGTTTATGGTAGAGTAGATAGCAGTTTTAAAACAGTAACTTTAATGCTTCATTCTTATAAGCTTGAAGTTGATGTTGGAAAAAATTCTTTCAAGAAATTCATTTCTGAATTTCCCAAAAGATTTATTATTTTTTTGTCAAATTTTTACAAGAGCGATGAACTGAATTTGATTATTGATAATTTGATTCTCTTCTTAAAAGATTTTTAA